The Marinifilum sp. JC120 genome window below encodes:
- a CDS encoding ABC transporter substrate-binding protein — protein MKYMVIWIVVVISVVVPYFAKDSAAENYRVLRYIESFPPYYFPANSSQTGIVKDIFTALSKETGDTFEFVRLPYKRALYQFATGKVDIEPMANPAWRGHSSVPGIYSIPFGVSEQVVLYNAKYAQSACLPKYLVGKTLGTVAGYTYPVFGPYFADGRIKEHQLKNENKLIQMLIAGRLHQAIMNKDFALYRIKTEQLKNQLAVSRPCNSVPMMIRVHPSRKDALPKLNKAIKKLLDDGTISKIYGRYR, from the coding sequence ATGAAATATATGGTGATTTGGATAGTCGTAGTTATTTCAGTTGTGGTTCCGTATTTTGCAAAAGACAGTGCTGCTGAGAATTACCGTGTTCTTCGCTATATCGAATCCTTTCCTCCATACTATTTCCCGGCAAACAGTTCTCAGACGGGCATTGTTAAAGATATTTTTACTGCACTTTCTAAGGAAACCGGGGATACATTTGAGTTTGTTCGTCTTCCCTACAAGCGTGCCTTATACCAGTTTGCAACAGGCAAAGTTGATATAGAACCCATGGCCAATCCCGCATGGAGGGGGCATTCTTCTGTTCCAGGGATTTACAGCATTCCGTTTGGTGTGTCCGAGCAGGTTGTTTTGTATAACGCCAAATATGCGCAATCAGCTTGCTTGCCGAAATATTTAGTAGGTAAGACCCTGGGGACTGTAGCGGGCTACACATATCCTGTTTTCGGTCCATATTTTGCGGATGGACGCATAAAGGAACATCAACTCAAAAATGAGAATAAGCTTATCCAGATGTTGATCGCCGGTCGTTTGCATCAGGCAATTATGAATAAAGATTTTGCCTTGTATAGAATTAAGACTGAGCAACTCAAAAATCAATTGGCCGTAAGTCGGCCGTGCAATTCCGTACCCATGATGATTCGTGTTCATCCCAGCAGGAAAGACGCACTCCCCAAGCTCAATAAAGCTATCAAGAAGCTTTTGGATGATGGCACTATTTCAAAGATTTATGGTCGGTATCGGTAG
- a CDS encoding nitroreductase — protein sequence MLNFSVNEDLCVLCGLCAQDCFHGVIELDEYPKIVDEQRCFECLHCLAVCPEGAISILGHSPEESIQLKGNMPDEDMVATLIKGRRSVRAYKPEPLEPERIQRLLDVAWHAPTGVNSRSVHITLMDDPVSVKKFRDEIYERLEDALAKGTSEIPYVANLFKMVCQQMKEDSVDILFRDAPHFIIVSAPESAPSRTADMTIFLSSFELMAQSMKIGTLWNGLLRRVVESILPDLKEKLGIPEDHEIGYAMLFGKPAVKYQRTVERGEARVRRVEWG from the coding sequence ATGTTGAATTTTTCAGTGAATGAAGATCTCTGCGTTCTTTGCGGGCTGTGTGCTCAGGATTGTTTCCATGGAGTAATCGAACTTGATGAATATCCTAAAATTGTGGATGAGCAACGTTGTTTTGAGTGTCTGCACTGTCTTGCGGTTTGTCCAGAAGGCGCCATCTCCATTCTCGGACATTCCCCGGAAGAGTCTATCCAGCTAAAAGGAAACATGCCTGATGAGGATATGGTGGCAACCCTCATTAAGGGCCGTCGTTCTGTTCGTGCATACAAGCCGGAACCGCTGGAGCCGGAAAGGATTCAGAGACTGCTGGATGTTGCATGGCATGCCCCCACAGGTGTTAACTCACGTAGCGTGCACATCACCCTCATGGATGACCCTGTTTCGGTAAAAAAGTTTCGGGATGAAATTTATGAACGTCTTGAAGACGCCCTCGCTAAAGGTACTTCCGAGATTCCGTATGTGGCAAACCTTTTCAAGATGGTCTGCCAGCAGATGAAGGAAGACAGTGTGGATATTCTTTTTCGTGATGCACCTCATTTCATAATCGTATCCGCGCCTGAAAGTGCCCCCAGCCGGACTGCGGATATGACAATTTTTCTTTCCTCTTTTGAACTGATGGCCCAGTCCATGAAAATCGGCACTCTCTGGAACGGCCTGCTTCGGCGCGTAGTCGAATCCATCCTCCCGGACCTGAAAGAAAAGCTCGGCATTCCCGAAGATCACGAAATCGGCTACGCCATGCTTTTCGGCAAGCCCGCTGTTAAGTATCAGCGCACGGTTGAACGTGGAGAGGCGCGGGTGAGGCGGGTTGAGTGGGGGTAG
- a CDS encoding flavin reductase family protein, which translates to MKKAIKPNTLAMATPVWCVGSYDKEGKPNVMTIAWGGICCSAPPMLTVSLRKATYTYGSIVERGAYTVSIPSAKHVAEADYFGIASGKNSDKFAVSGLTSVRSDVVDAPYVEEFPLIFECKVVETIELGLHTQFVGEIVGIKADENILNEKGAPVMGQVNPIVFDPATRGYMDIGDVIGQGFKSGKKFME; encoded by the coding sequence ATGAAAAAAGCTATCAAACCCAACACACTGGCCATGGCTACTCCGGTATGGTGCGTCGGAAGTTACGACAAAGAGGGCAAGCCTAATGTTATGACCATTGCCTGGGGCGGTATTTGCTGCTCTGCTCCTCCCATGCTGACAGTTTCCCTGCGCAAAGCTACTTACACCTACGGGTCCATAGTAGAGCGCGGTGCATATACCGTTTCCATTCCTTCTGCCAAGCATGTTGCAGAAGCAGATTATTTCGGAATCGCCAGCGGTAAAAATAGCGATAAATTTGCTGTTTCCGGATTGACTTCGGTTCGTTCTGATGTGGTGGATGCCCCCTATGTGGAAGAGTTTCCGCTTATCTTTGAATGCAAAGTTGTTGAAACAATCGAACTGGGATTGCATACTCAGTTTGTGGGCGAAATTGTCGGTATAAAGGCTGATGAGAACATCCTCAATGAAAAGGGTGCGCCCGTTATGGGGCAAGTTAATCCCATTGTTTTTGACCCCGCTACTCGCGGATATATGGATATTGGCGATGTGATCGGTCAGGGTTTTAAGTCCGGCAAGAAATTTATGGAATAA
- a CDS encoding amino acid ABC transporter substrate-binding protein, which produces MKISFKNVLKIIFLLCAVSTFYTYPAQAKKDTIIITYNDFWPLFWTEDNGTRSGIFYEIVSEAMNKLNIKIKWESYPWTRCQSHVKSGTADGIMTVPTDERSTYTETHPTPFYHSYTQIFTYKGHPKKQIMDSIKTPEDIKNADLTVITYLGNGWNENNIKPLGITTHEAYKPDNIWLMLAYERGDIIIEWPMAAWPEIKRQNLSEKIVLTNGTMTSMPFHLLISKKSKYIKILPELDRIIQKMIADGTIDRIIQKYTQQAIREH; this is translated from the coding sequence ATGAAAATTAGCTTCAAAAACGTATTAAAAATTATTTTTTTACTCTGTGCTGTTTCTACTTTCTACACGTATCCAGCACAGGCAAAAAAAGACACCATAATCATTACATACAATGATTTCTGGCCCCTTTTCTGGACAGAAGACAACGGAACCAGATCCGGTATTTTCTATGAAATAGTGTCTGAAGCTATGAACAAGCTTAACATAAAGATCAAATGGGAATCTTATCCATGGACCAGATGTCAAAGCCATGTAAAATCAGGTACGGCTGATGGGATAATGACTGTTCCTACCGATGAAAGAAGCACATATACAGAGACCCACCCAACCCCGTTTTATCATTCGTACACCCAAATATTTACCTATAAGGGACACCCCAAAAAGCAGATTATGGACAGCATCAAAACCCCGGAAGACATTAAAAATGCAGACCTGACAGTAATTACCTATCTTGGAAACGGGTGGAACGAAAACAACATCAAGCCGCTAGGCATAACAACGCATGAAGCCTATAAACCTGATAACATCTGGCTCATGCTGGCTTATGAAAGAGGAGATATTATAATTGAATGGCCTATGGCGGCATGGCCCGAAATTAAAAGACAAAATCTATCAGAGAAGATTGTACTTACAAATGGGACAATGACATCAATGCCATTTCACCTGTTGATCAGTAAAAAGAGCAAGTACATAAAAATACTACCTGAACTTGATAGGATTATTCAGAAAATGATTGCAGACGGGACAATAGACCGCATTATCCAAAAATACACTCAGCAAGCTATACGAGAGCATTAA
- a CDS encoding DNA-binding response regulator: MSSVIKVLLVDDHDIVRIGVRSFLGSFDDIEVVGEAANGQEAVELTAELSPDIILMDMLMPVMDGIQAIREIRDRKLPGRIIALTSFATDDKLFPAIKAGAMGYLLKDSTPDELLEAIRRVHRGEPSLAPDIARKVLSELSQPGEESTSPTPDPLTPRELDTLKLVAKGKSNKIIAADMFVSEATVRTHMTSILSKLHLANRVEATLYALREGIASL, encoded by the coding sequence ATGAGTAGTGTGATTAAAGTTCTGCTGGTTGATGACCATGATATCGTGCGTATCGGCGTGCGCAGTTTTCTGGGCAGTTTTGATGATATAGAAGTGGTCGGCGAGGCTGCCAACGGTCAGGAGGCGGTTGAGCTTACGGCTGAACTTTCCCCGGATATTATCCTTATGGATATGCTTATGCCGGTCATGGATGGTATTCAGGCTATCCGCGAAATCAGGGACCGTAAGCTTCCGGGCCGAATCATTGCTCTGACCAGCTTTGCCACTGATGATAAGCTTTTTCCGGCAATTAAGGCTGGAGCCATGGGCTATTTGCTCAAGGATTCAACTCCTGATGAATTGCTTGAAGCAATCCGCCGGGTGCATCGCGGCGAACCTTCTCTTGCTCCGGATATAGCACGCAAAGTGCTTTCCGAGCTTTCCCAGCCCGGTGAAGAGTCCACCAGTCCGACTCCTGATCCGCTCACCCCGCGTGAGCTGGATACCCTCAAACTGGTCGCCAAGGGCAAGAGTAACAAGATTATTGCTGCGGATATGTTTGTCAGTGAAGCTACAGTGCGTACCCACATGACCAGCATTCTTTCCAAGTTGCATCTGGCTAACCGCGTAGAAGCGACTCTCTATGCCTTGCGCGAGGGGATTGCTTCTCTTTAA
- a CDS encoding GAF domain-containing protein: MKNEKLKEIGKFLLDDIDGVSENFVAMLLKHQPRWYGNVDHDERKRMAGAGASMTLECFTRGDLVPMKNYFNSCANIKLDRGMGIRDVVEGTMLGKRAFISAGRNFYADKDEYITFLEELEAFYVEVIILTTDRYSGMLLSRLNAEHVRNKLLLEASRTVTSALDPDEVLSRLAEVLAGTVAGGCCTIFLVNPESGGLAPCAGFGYGSKECQSALQGLRLCPSGSTLSSVDGSKSYGFCSSNRASSSFADILPEAVRSGSASLFHITNSDRMVGVALVSSDQPGFTFDEATTELIGGILNTVAVAIESAAAARQTKRQLMESESLRRVANVLLQSPEGKNGSVLSLITDEARAIVNGMGSALLLLEGDSLHCVCSSGSPKCPMEYYPVETTYYGSSFQAGKTTIVRDAQSEIPEAERSDEVHTLIIVPLLEGDKKLGLLMISNKSGGFDHADKRIMEMFAAQAVLALRNSRMFEQSEKLVVQGERQRLARELHDSVTQALYAITFCSDAAARSLESGKESSAIDQLKALQGMAQQGMRDMRSLIFDLHPPELESEGLVGAIQARLNSVEIRSGLGAELFVEGDERRLPLRVEEELFRIAIEALNNSTKHSKAESVTVNVDFAEGETIVQIIDDGQGFDFATLPTGGMGLRGIRERTERINADLDISSEPENGTVLTVKVFDEGHGGGDE, translated from the coding sequence ATGAAGAATGAAAAATTAAAAGAAATTGGTAAATTCCTGCTGGATGACATCGATGGTGTTTCCGAGAATTTTGTTGCAATGCTGCTGAAGCACCAGCCTCGCTGGTATGGCAATGTTGACCATGATGAGCGCAAGCGCATGGCCGGAGCCGGGGCATCTATGACTCTTGAGTGCTTTACCCGCGGCGATCTGGTTCCTATGAAAAATTATTTCAATAGTTGCGCCAACATCAAACTTGACCGGGGGATGGGGATTCGCGACGTTGTTGAAGGAACCATGCTTGGTAAGCGGGCTTTTATTTCTGCCGGGCGTAATTTTTATGCTGATAAGGATGAATACATTACTTTTCTTGAAGAGCTGGAAGCTTTTTATGTTGAGGTGATAATTCTGACCACGGACCGTTATTCCGGTATGCTCCTTTCCCGACTCAATGCAGAGCATGTGCGTAATAAACTTTTGCTGGAAGCATCACGAACCGTGACCAGTGCCCTTGATCCGGATGAGGTTTTGAGCAGACTGGCTGAGGTTCTGGCCGGGACTGTTGCGGGCGGCTGTTGCACTATTTTTCTGGTTAACCCGGAGAGTGGCGGCCTCGCTCCCTGTGCCGGATTCGGTTACGGGTCAAAGGAGTGCCAGAGTGCTTTACAGGGCTTAAGGCTTTGTCCTTCTGGTAGTACTCTCAGTAGTGTTGACGGCAGCAAGAGTTACGGATTCTGTTCCTCCAACCGGGCCAGTTCTTCTTTTGCGGATATCCTGCCCGAAGCAGTGCGTTCTGGTAGTGCTTCATTATTTCATATTACTAACAGTGACCGCATGGTCGGGGTGGCCCTTGTTTCATCCGATCAGCCGGGATTCACTTTTGATGAAGCAACTACTGAGCTTATCGGCGGTATTTTGAATACTGTGGCTGTTGCCATTGAAAGTGCCGCAGCAGCACGCCAGACCAAACGTCAGCTCATGGAAAGTGAAAGCTTGCGACGGGTGGCCAACGTTCTTTTGCAGAGTCCCGAAGGCAAGAACGGTAGTGTGCTCAGCCTTATTACCGACGAAGCCCGGGCCATTGTTAACGGTATGGGTAGTGCTTTGCTGTTGCTGGAGGGAGATTCCCTGCATTGTGTATGCAGCTCCGGTTCGCCAAAATGTCCCATGGAATATTATCCGGTGGAGACAACTTATTACGGCAGTTCTTTTCAGGCAGGCAAGACCACAATTGTGCGTGATGCTCAGAGTGAAATTCCCGAAGCTGAGCGCAGTGACGAAGTGCATACTTTGATTATTGTTCCTTTGCTGGAAGGTGACAAAAAGCTGGGTTTGCTCATGATTTCTAATAAGAGCGGTGGTTTTGACCATGCTGATAAGCGCATTATGGAAATGTTTGCCGCTCAGGCCGTACTTGCTCTGCGCAACAGCCGTATGTTTGAGCAGAGTGAAAAGCTGGTCGTACAGGGTGAACGTCAGAGGCTGGCCCGCGAGCTGCACGATTCCGTGACTCAGGCCCTTTACGCTATTACTTTTTGTTCTGATGCCGCAGCGCGTTCCTTGGAATCCGGTAAAGAATCTTCTGCCATTGATCAGCTTAAGGCTTTGCAGGGAATGGCCCAGCAGGGCATGCGTGATATGCGTTCTCTCATTTTCGACCTGCATCCGCCGGAACTTGAAAGCGAGGGGCTGGTGGGAGCAATTCAGGCTCGTTTGAATTCAGTTGAAATTCGTTCCGGCTTGGGAGCGGAGCTTTTTGTGGAGGGTGATGAAAGGCGTCTGCCCCTGCGGGTGGAAGAAGAGCTTTTCCGCATCGCCATTGAGGCTTTGAACAATTCCACCAAGCATTCCAAGGCTGAATCTGTTACTGTGAATGTCGATTTTGCCGAGGGCGAGACAATAGTTCAGATTATTGATGACGGTCAGGGGTTTGATTTCGCAACTCTGCCCACTGGCGGTATGGGCTTGCGTGGTATTCGCGAGCGGACTGAACGGATTAATGCTGATCTTGATATAAGCAGTGAACCTGAAAATGGTACTGTGCTGACTGTGAAAGTTTTTGATGAAGGACATGGAGGCGGAGATGAGTAG
- a CDS encoding SDR family oxidoreductase, whose translation MRNKNVLITGGNKGIGLELTEMFINDGANVIVAARDFSSFKYNDHPQVRTEVFDFSNVADIPEFISSLPTIDVLINNAGVMYATPHDEYTAEDVEKVLKVNIEAPVALITAVSKSMIAQKYGRIVNNASIAGQIGHPDVWYGITKAGMINMTKSFAKILGPHGIVVNAVAPGPIETDMLHTIPQARRDAIKAAVHTGRFGKPEEVASAMHWLATDCPEYINGTCIDINNGSFPR comes from the coding sequence ATGAGAAATAAAAATGTTCTGATCACTGGCGGCAACAAAGGGATCGGTCTTGAATTAACTGAAATGTTTATCAATGACGGGGCCAATGTGATTGTTGCGGCCCGCGATTTCTCAAGCTTCAAATATAACGACCACCCGCAGGTAAGGACAGAAGTATTTGACTTTAGCAATGTAGCAGACATCCCGGAATTCATTAGCAGTCTGCCAACAATCGACGTGCTGATTAACAATGCCGGGGTCATGTATGCAACCCCTCATGACGAGTACACAGCCGAAGACGTTGAGAAAGTACTCAAGGTCAATATTGAAGCTCCGGTAGCTTTAATCACCGCTGTATCAAAATCCATGATTGCCCAAAAATATGGACGAATTGTTAACAACGCATCCATTGCCGGTCAGATCGGACACCCTGATGTCTGGTACGGTATTACCAAAGCCGGCATGATCAATATGACCAAAAGTTTTGCCAAGATCCTCGGCCCGCACGGAATCGTAGTTAATGCGGTTGCCCCCGGCCCCATTGAAACCGATATGCTGCACACAATCCCGCAAGCACGCAGGGATGCAATTAAAGCTGCGGTACACACAGGCCGCTTCGGTAAACCTGAAGAAGTGGCTTCCGCCATGCACTGGCTTGCAACTGACTGCCCGGAATACATCAACGGCACCTGCATCGACATAAACAACGGTTCATTCCCCAGATAA
- a CDS encoding metallophosphoesterase translates to MSFYVRATLTYIAFYLYVRLWICRLLVDNPKIKRGVLIATDVMTLVLPITIFFPEHIPYLLKILMQGAGYSWAAIIACMVPVGLCFEPIRWGMKILGNGIKVPRLKIFAALCLVSIVMTVGGFINATSPVVKEVDYDLSKGSKDAKEYRIVMFSDLHAGKLMTRDRVGAVVNLVNSLNPDIVLMVGDVLDDHDCEFTGAAEELARIKAPLGKYAVLGNHEYYLGNGWSRRMLEEQDVQILGDSSTVVDNRFLLVGRNDFANLRSHGIRYALKNVIPKGNELPIILMDHTPHHLEEAEQSNVALQLSGHTHNGQLFPFNLVVKRIYEEEYGAYQRGDTKYYISCGVGFWGPPLRTTARPEVVLMKVKI, encoded by the coding sequence ATGTCATTTTATGTAAGAGCAACGCTTACTTATATTGCTTTTTATCTGTATGTCCGGCTCTGGATATGCAGGTTGTTGGTTGATAATCCAAAGATTAAGCGCGGAGTGCTCATCGCTACCGATGTGATGACTCTTGTTCTGCCAATTACTATCTTTTTCCCGGAACATATTCCGTATTTGCTTAAGATTCTGATGCAGGGAGCGGGCTACAGCTGGGCGGCGATTATTGCCTGTATGGTTCCGGTAGGGCTGTGCTTTGAGCCGATTCGCTGGGGCATGAAGATTTTGGGCAATGGGATTAAGGTTCCCAGGCTGAAAATATTTGCTGCGCTCTGTCTTGTCTCCATTGTGATGACCGTGGGTGGGTTTATTAATGCGACTTCCCCAGTGGTTAAGGAAGTTGATTACGATCTTTCCAAGGGCAGCAAGGATGCAAAAGAGTATCGTATTGTCATGTTCTCCGATCTGCATGCCGGAAAGCTCATGACTCGTGATCGCGTTGGGGCGGTTGTTAATTTGGTCAATTCTTTGAACCCGGACATTGTGCTTATGGTCGGTGATGTCTTGGATGATCATGATTGCGAATTTACTGGAGCGGCTGAAGAGCTTGCCCGCATCAAGGCTCCGCTTGGCAAGTATGCTGTGCTGGGTAATCATGAATATTATTTGGGCAACGGCTGGTCCCGGCGCATGCTGGAAGAGCAGGACGTACAGATTCTGGGAGATAGCTCTACGGTGGTGGATAACCGTTTTTTACTGGTGGGACGTAATGATTTCGCAAATCTACGCAGTCATGGCATACGTTACGCGCTAAAGAATGTGATTCCCAAGGGCAATGAGTTGCCGATTATTTTAATGGACCATACTCCGCATCATCTTGAAGAAGCTGAGCAGAGCAACGTGGCTTTGCAACTCTCCGGGCATACCCATAATGGGCAGCTCTTTCCATTCAATCTGGTTGTGAAGCGTATTTATGAAGAGGAGTACGGAGCTTATCAGCGGGGTGACACCAAGTATTATATCAGTTGCGGTGTCGGCTTCTGGGGACCGCCGCTACGCACCACAGCAAGGCCTGAAGTGGTGCTGATGAAGGTCAAAATTTAA
- a CDS encoding 4-hydroxy-tetrahydrodipicolinate reductase yields MTDVVIIGAKGRMGDTLVRCIQQSDDLKLAAVMERSGCEEGLESLGCVCGTDAQEVLTKVPGAVIVDFTAPAATLKLLETAAVTGNPVVIGTTGMTNEEIAQVEEFAKKVPVFLAPNMSVGVNVLLKILPELVRMLGPAYDMEMTEIHHNKKVDSPSGTALKLAECMAEARGLVYDEVKKHSRDGIIGARTKDELGVMAVRGGDVVGDHTAYFLGPGERIEVTHRAHSRETFAQGALRAARWLSEQKPGKLYSMADVF; encoded by the coding sequence ATGACAGACGTAGTAATTATTGGCGCGAAGGGTCGCATGGGCGACACACTTGTTCGTTGCATACAGCAGAGCGATGATTTGAAACTTGCAGCAGTCATGGAGCGTTCCGGCTGCGAAGAGGGCCTTGAGTCTTTGGGCTGCGTCTGCGGTACCGATGCACAGGAAGTGCTGACCAAAGTTCCCGGTGCTGTGATTGTAGATTTTACCGCCCCGGCTGCGACTTTGAAACTTCTGGAAACCGCCGCTGTTACCGGCAACCCGGTTGTTATCGGTACTACCGGCATGACCAATGAAGAGATTGCGCAGGTGGAAGAATTTGCTAAAAAAGTTCCGGTTTTCCTCGCTCCGAATATGAGCGTTGGCGTGAACGTGCTGCTTAAAATTCTGCCCGAACTGGTACGTATGCTCGGACCCGCATATGATATGGAAATGACTGAAATTCATCATAATAAGAAAGTGGACTCCCCCAGTGGAACCGCGCTTAAGCTGGCTGAATGCATGGCTGAAGCACGCGGTCTGGTTTATGATGAAGTTAAAAAGCATTCCCGTGACGGTATCATCGGCGCAAGAACCAAAGATGAACTTGGCGTAATGGCCGTTCGCGGTGGTGACGTTGTGGGCGACCATACCGCATATTTCCTCGGACCCGGTGAACGCATCGAAGTTACCCATCGTGCCCATTCCCGCGAAACTTTCGCACAGGGCGCACTGCGTGCCGCACGCTGGCTGAGCGAACAGAAGCCCGGAAAATTGTATTCCATGGCTGACGTATTCTAG
- a CDS encoding DNA ligase: protein MKNKNKEIKSLVVLLEKHNEAYRRGMPTISDARYDELTEQLRDLDPENQFLTNVEPENFSEKVEVRHPRPMLSTEKAYTTGELERFVSRVEKEAKAMGIKEVTYRITPKLDGLAARDDGKVFATRGNGEVGYEISSAFAKGVIAVGGRGQGVGEIVCSLDYFAEHLVDSFEHPRNMVVGIITSDKVNEASKQALQDEAVRFVPYSTLPKKVVDGEELVSRVWEITDELWEAADYPLDGMVAEVTDTALQERLGATAHHYRWQIAIKKKGESAVTEVEGIRWQVGRMGAVTPVMEVKPVSVSGATIRNVTAHNAGMLRDQSIGIGATIRIIRSGEVIPKLEEVIKPAQDVELPAECPSCGAELFWQNDFLKCPDFSCPARVEQRLEYWFKTLGNADWFGKKTIAKLVKAGHNSLESVYTMAEDDFQKLGFGPVQSTNLAEALYISKTKETDDWRFLAAFGIPDLGKADSRKLLGHFKLEDVVSVKQEQLIELHGFGDLTSHSVTQGIAAIKETILHMLEFDFNLRRTPLVAETESMESPITGKGIVFTGKMEQGSREDMQAMARRLGAKVQTSVTGKTDFLVCGSKVGAKKIEGAKAKGVEIMPEADFMDIVNSN from the coding sequence GTGAAAAATAAGAATAAAGAAATCAAAAGCTTAGTTGTGCTTCTTGAGAAGCATAACGAAGCATACCGCCGTGGTATGCCGACCATCAGCGATGCTCGTTATGATGAACTGACTGAGCAACTGCGTGACCTTGATCCTGAAAACCAGTTCTTGACTAACGTTGAACCTGAAAATTTCAGCGAAAAGGTTGAGGTGCGCCATCCGCGGCCTATGCTATCTACCGAGAAAGCGTACACGACCGGAGAGCTTGAGCGATTTGTTTCCCGTGTGGAAAAGGAAGCAAAAGCTATGGGTATCAAGGAAGTGACCTATCGGATTACTCCCAAGCTGGACGGTCTAGCTGCCCGTGATGATGGGAAAGTTTTTGCCACCCGTGGTAACGGTGAAGTTGGTTATGAAATTTCCAGCGCTTTTGCTAAAGGCGTAATCGCTGTTGGCGGGCGTGGTCAGGGCGTGGGCGAGATTGTTTGCAGCCTTGATTATTTTGCTGAACACCTTGTTGATTCCTTTGAACATCCGCGTAACATGGTTGTGGGCATTATCACCTCGGACAAGGTGAATGAAGCTTCCAAACAGGCTTTGCAGGATGAGGCTGTACGCTTTGTTCCTTACAGCACTTTGCCTAAGAAAGTTGTGGATGGTGAGGAACTGGTAAGTCGGGTTTGGGAGATTACCGACGAACTTTGGGAAGCTGCTGATTATCCGTTGGACGGCATGGTCGCTGAAGTGACCGACACTGCTTTGCAGGAACGGTTAGGCGCAACTGCCCATCATTACCGCTGGCAGATTGCCATTAAGAAGAAGGGCGAATCAGCGGTTACCGAAGTTGAAGGAATTCGCTGGCAGGTGGGACGCATGGGCGCAGTTACTCCGGTCATGGAAGTTAAACCTGTTTCTGTTTCCGGGGCCACAATCCGTAATGTTACCGCCCATAATGCCGGAATGCTGCGAGATCAGTCTATCGGCATCGGGGCGACGATTCGGATTATCCGCAGCGGTGAGGTCATCCCCAAACTTGAAGAGGTCATCAAGCCCGCGCAGGATGTGGAACTACCTGCTGAGTGTCCTTCTTGCGGTGCAGAACTTTTCTGGCAGAACGATTTTTTGAAATGTCCTGATTTTAGCTGCCCGGCCCGTGTGGAACAGCGGCTGGAATACTGGTTCAAGACGCTGGGCAATGCTGATTGGTTTGGTAAAAAGACAATCGCCAAGCTGGTCAAAGCCGGGCATAATTCACTCGAATCGGTTTATACCATGGCCGAAGATGATTTTCAGAAGCTGGGCTTTGGCCCGGTGCAGTCCACCAACCTTGCGGAAGCCCTTTACATCAGCAAGACCAAGGAAACGGACGATTGGCGTTTTCTTGCAGCGTTCGGAATTCCCGATCTGGGTAAGGCGGACAGCCGCAAACTGCTGGGGCATTTCAAGCTGGAAGATGTGGTAAGCGTCAAACAGGAACAGCTTATCGAGCTGCATGGTTTCGGTGATCTTACTAGTCATTCAGTTACCCAAGGTATCGCAGCGATTAAAGAAACAATTCTGCACATGTTGGAGTTTGATTTCAATTTGCGCCGCACTCCGCTGGTTGCTGAGACCGAGTCCATGGAAAGTCCTATTACCGGAAAAGGCATCGTCTTTACCGGAAAAATGGAGCAGGGTTCCAGAGAAGACATGCAGGCCATGGCGAGACGTCTTGGGGCTAAAGTTCAGACCTCTGTTACCGGCAAAACTGATTTTCTCGTCTGTGGAAGCAAGGTTGGAGCCAAGAAGATTGAAGGAGCTAAGGCCAAGGGCGTTGAGATTATGCCTGAAGCAGATTTTATGGATATAGTTAATAGTAATTAA